In the genome of Bryobacteraceae bacterium, one region contains:
- a CDS encoding S41 family peptidase, whose translation MLPVAFLLLLQAAGNDAAPNDLVEALRVFSRVYGAVEANAADPVSPHKAIYESALPALLRNLDPHSVFLTPDQFDQLKEMEKSTTRGFGTIVSVLPGRVIILQTVLGGPSARAGIAPGDEIVAVNGYRLDAFDVDQIVQVLGMTRQQKALLYVRRAGAMRLLEFTLTPEELTSPSVDRAWEIEPGIGYVRVTSFEGETPKQLKEAIERLGGASLKGLVLDLRNNGGGIVNSAIEIASLFLKPGARILTARGRARPPEDVVVPDKAVPYEFPMAVLINEKTASSSEIVTGALQDHDRAAVLGTPSFGKGLVQSVFPLSDGTAMALTTAFYFTPSGRSIQKPLREGQLGAAARYGQLEQNQEFRTDAGRPVKGGGGIEPDIVVYPEGHTRFRAVIDATGILTAFATEYLQKSPPVDKSSTVSDDLLSELQVFLSERNIRPGFSEWSAELGWIRSRLHQEIFNLALGVAAGDEVESRRDPQVKRAVDAIRR comes from the coding sequence ATGCTCCCGGTTGCCTTTCTGTTGCTGCTGCAGGCCGCCGGGAACGATGCCGCCCCCAACGATCTCGTAGAGGCGCTCCGCGTCTTCTCACGTGTCTACGGCGCTGTCGAGGCAAACGCGGCCGACCCGGTCAGTCCCCACAAGGCGATCTACGAAAGCGCGCTCCCCGCGCTCCTTCGCAACCTCGATCCCCACTCGGTTTTCCTCACGCCGGATCAGTTCGACCAGTTGAAGGAGATGGAGAAATCCACCACGCGCGGCTTCGGCACCATCGTCTCCGTGCTCCCTGGACGCGTGATCATCCTCCAGACTGTCCTCGGCGGACCCTCGGCCCGCGCCGGCATCGCGCCCGGAGACGAAATCGTGGCCGTCAACGGCTACCGGCTCGATGCTTTCGACGTGGACCAGATCGTCCAGGTGCTCGGTATGACCCGCCAGCAGAAAGCGCTGCTCTATGTGCGCCGCGCCGGCGCCATGCGGCTCCTCGAGTTCACGCTCACACCCGAGGAACTGACCTCGCCCTCCGTGGACCGCGCGTGGGAAATCGAACCGGGCATCGGCTACGTCCGCGTCACCAGTTTCGAGGGCGAAACGCCGAAGCAGTTGAAGGAGGCCATCGAGCGGCTGGGCGGAGCGTCGCTGAAAGGTCTGGTGCTGGACCTCCGCAACAACGGCGGCGGCATCGTGAACTCGGCCATCGAAATCGCGTCGTTGTTCCTGAAGCCGGGCGCGCGTATCCTCACGGCGCGGGGAAGGGCCCGCCCGCCCGAAGATGTCGTCGTGCCCGACAAAGCCGTGCCCTACGAATTCCCGATGGCCGTGCTGATCAACGAGAAGACCGCCAGTTCCTCTGAGATCGTCACCGGCGCGCTGCAGGATCATGACCGCGCCGCCGTGCTCGGCACGCCGTCGTTCGGCAAGGGGCTCGTGCAATCGGTGTTCCCGCTTTCCGACGGCACGGCCATGGCTCTTACCACCGCGTTCTACTTCACGCCCTCGGGACGCTCCATCCAAAAGCCTCTGCGCGAGGGCCAGTTGGGCGCGGCCGCGCGCTACGGCCAGCTCGAACAGAACCAGGAGTTCAGAACCGATGCCGGCCGGCCAGTGAAAGGCGGCGGCGGAATAGAACCCGATATCGTTGTCTACCCGGAAGGCCACACGCGGTTCCGCGCCGTCATCGACGCCACCGGCATCCTCACCGCGTTCGCCACCGAGTACCTTCAGAAGAGTCCGCCGGTGGATAAGAGCTCTACCGTGAGCGATGACCTGCTCTCCGAGCTGCAGGTGTTTCTTTCCGAGCGCAACATCCGGCCCGGGTTCTCGGAGTGGAGCGCGGAACTCGGCTGGATTCGCTCGCGGCTCCATCAGGAAATTTTCAACCTCGCGCTTGGTGTCGCCGCCGGCGACGAAGTGGAGTCCCGCCGAGACCCCCAGGTGAAGCGCGCCGTCGACGCCATCCGAAGGTGA
- a CDS encoding VWA domain-containing protein — protein sequence MLFRMIIAAIIAAAAVWAQEPAVGAGARDDRSDIIIDVTRVNVLFTVSDKRGRFVTNLDKDAFEVWEGKNKQTISEFSAESDLPLRLAILIDTSNSIRGRFKFQQEAAVEFIRSVIRPGTDKAMVVSFDSLPEMKTDLTSDIGELEESIRGLRPGGGTALYDAIFFACRDRLSKDQPRHKFRRAMIILSDGEDTQSRYSRDQSLEQAHKADVVVYSISTNITRITSDGDKVLRYFAEETGGLTFFPFKVEDLSQSFENIANEMRHQYSILYNPQPLRTDGQYHEVDVKLKGMKNMIVRARKGYYAPDFDLKK from the coding sequence ATGTTGTTCCGAATGATCATCGCCGCGATCATCGCCGCCGCGGCAGTTTGGGCCCAGGAGCCCGCCGTTGGCGCCGGCGCGCGCGACGACCGTTCCGACATCATCATCGACGTCACCCGCGTGAACGTGCTGTTCACGGTTTCAGACAAACGCGGGCGGTTCGTCACCAACCTCGACAAAGACGCTTTCGAGGTATGGGAAGGGAAGAACAAACAGACGATTTCCGAGTTCTCCGCCGAGAGCGACCTTCCGCTGCGGCTCGCCATTTTGATCGACACATCCAACAGCATCCGCGGGCGGTTCAAGTTTCAACAGGAGGCGGCGGTGGAGTTCATCCGGTCCGTCATCCGGCCGGGGACCGACAAGGCGATGGTAGTGAGCTTCGATTCGCTGCCGGAGATGAAGACGGACCTGACGTCGGACATCGGCGAACTCGAGGAGTCGATCCGCGGTCTGCGGCCTGGTGGCGGCACGGCGCTTTACGACGCGATCTTCTTCGCCTGCCGGGACCGGCTTTCGAAAGACCAGCCGCGCCACAAATTCCGCCGCGCGATGATCATCCTGAGCGACGGCGAAGACACGCAAAGCCGTTACTCACGCGACCAGTCTCTGGAACAGGCTCACAAAGCCGATGTGGTTGTGTATTCGATATCGACCAATATCACGCGGATCACCTCGGACGGAGACAAAGTGCTTCGTTACTTCGCCGAGGAGACCGGCGGCCTGACGTTCTTTCCGTTCAAAGTGGAAGACCTCTCCCAGTCATTCGAGAACATCGCCAACGAGATGCGCCATCAGTACAGCATCCTCTACAACCCGCAGCCGCTGCGCACCGATGGCCAGTATCACGAAGTGGACGTAAAACTGAAGGGCATGAAGAACATGATCGTCCGAGCGCGTAAAGGCTACTACGCTCCCGACTTCGACCTGAAGAAGTAG
- the bcp gene encoding thioredoxin-dependent thiol peroxidase, whose amino-acid sequence MTLNVGDPAPDFELLDDRGQPLRLSSLKGKEVVLYFYPKADTPGCTKQACGFRDSSAAIGKKKAVVVGVSPDKPAALAKFRDKYSLPFPLVGDPEHTAAEAYGVWVEKSMYGRKYMGIERSTFLIGADGRLQQIFRKVKPEGHAAEVLSAL is encoded by the coding sequence ATGACACTGAACGTGGGCGATCCCGCACCGGACTTCGAATTGCTGGATGACCGCGGGCAACCGCTGCGGCTTTCGTCGCTGAAGGGGAAGGAAGTGGTGCTCTACTTCTACCCGAAGGCCGACACTCCTGGCTGCACCAAGCAGGCATGCGGTTTTCGCGATTCGTCGGCCGCCATCGGCAAGAAGAAAGCGGTGGTGGTTGGCGTGTCGCCAGATAAGCCAGCCGCTCTGGCGAAGTTCCGCGACAAATACTCGCTTCCGTTCCCGCTGGTGGGGGACCCGGAACATACAGCCGCGGAAGCCTATGGCGTGTGGGTGGAGAAGAGCATGTACGGCAGGAAGTACATGGGCATCGAACGGAGTACGTTTCTGATCGGCGCGGACGGCCGCCTTCAGCAAATCTTCCGCAAGGTGAAGCCGGAGGGGCACGCGGCGGAAGTGCTGTCCGCACTCTGA
- the ggt gene encoding gamma-glutamyltransferase, with protein MRLWLLLAVSLPLAAADTTPFWRTVVMGTRGAVAAEHPLEARAAIRVLESGGNAFDAAVALFYMTGVVEQHQSGIGGDMFLLAYSAREKQVVFINGTGPAPALATAEHYRKLGGIPAEGMLSSTVPGAVGGFDLALKKYGSRQYPELLAAAIEAAREGHPLTHWAASMHASAVRKISPFPSSMKALLHDGHPFDPGDLFVQPGLAHTLDLIAKGGADAFYRGPIAKTIDAFYTRNNGLIRAGDLAAYTPEQGAPVRTSYKGLDVYQSAPNSQGIVLLLALNILEGIDLRALGHNTPAYLHTVVEAMKLAFADRDKYVADPKFTRVPSEQLLSKTYATARRKLIGERARPGAAPFGQPSETSSFSIADRFGNLVSVTHSVNSTFGSGVVVEDAGFVLNNRLPYFSLDENDVNVLRPGKRPRHTINPALALRDGKPYLAWNTPGGDNQPQAMLQAFLNLEEFGMNPQQAVEAPTVTTTNFHASNYPQPVGDQLIVPAGLAEHVAEALRARGHKLQITPLQHPYTQQPSGAGAVKMLWIHPKTGVFHAGVSPAKDDYALAY; from the coding sequence ATGCGACTCTGGCTTCTTCTCGCTGTCTCTCTGCCGCTGGCCGCCGCCGACACGACCCCCTTCTGGCGGACCGTCGTGATGGGTACCCGCGGCGCCGTGGCCGCCGAGCACCCGCTCGAAGCGCGCGCCGCCATTCGCGTGCTCGAAAGCGGCGGCAACGCGTTCGACGCGGCGGTGGCGTTGTTCTACATGACCGGCGTCGTCGAGCAGCACCAGTCCGGCATCGGCGGCGACATGTTCCTGCTCGCCTACTCGGCCCGCGAAAAGCAGGTGGTGTTCATCAACGGCACCGGACCCGCGCCGGCGCTCGCCACCGCCGAGCACTACCGCAAGCTCGGCGGCATCCCGGCTGAGGGCATGCTCTCCTCCACCGTGCCGGGCGCCGTCGGCGGGTTTGACCTTGCATTGAAGAAGTACGGCTCGCGCCAGTATCCGGAACTGCTCGCCGCCGCGATCGAGGCCGCCCGGGAAGGCCATCCGCTCACCCACTGGGCCGCGTCGATGCACGCCTCGGCGGTCAGGAAAATATCGCCGTTCCCTTCCTCAATGAAAGCTCTGCTGCACGACGGCCATCCGTTCGACCCCGGTGACCTCTTCGTGCAGCCCGGCCTCGCCCACACCCTCGACCTGATCGCCAAGGGCGGGGCTGACGCCTTCTACCGCGGCCCCATCGCGAAAACGATCGACGCGTTCTACACACGCAACAACGGGCTCATCCGCGCGGGCGATCTCGCCGCTTACACGCCCGAACAAGGCGCTCCGGTGCGGACTTCCTACAAGGGCCTCGACGTCTATCAATCCGCTCCCAACTCGCAGGGAATCGTGCTACTGCTCGCGCTGAACATCCTCGAAGGCATTGACCTGCGCGCGCTCGGCCACAACACGCCCGCGTATCTTCACACCGTCGTCGAGGCGATGAAACTCGCTTTCGCCGATCGTGACAAATACGTCGCGGACCCCAAGTTTACCCGCGTGCCCAGTGAGCAGTTGTTGTCGAAAACCTACGCCACCGCCCGACGGAAGCTCATCGGTGAGCGTGCGCGGCCCGGCGCCGCGCCGTTCGGGCAGCCCTCGGAAACATCCTCTTTCTCCATCGCGGACCGCTTCGGCAACCTCGTTTCGGTGACCCATTCGGTGAATTCCACCTTCGGCTCCGGCGTCGTCGTCGAAGACGCGGGCTTCGTGCTCAACAACCGCCTCCCCTACTTCAGCCTCGACGAGAACGATGTCAACGTGCTGCGCCCCGGCAAGCGTCCGCGCCACACGATCAACCCGGCGCTCGCGCTGCGCGACGGCAAACCCTATCTCGCCTGGAACACTCCGGGCGGCGACAACCAGCCGCAGGCGATGCTGCAGGCGTTTCTGAACCTGGAGGAGTTCGGGATGAATCCGCAGCAGGCGGTGGAAGCGCCAACCGTTACCACCACCAACTTCCACGCCTCCAACTATCCACAGCCCGTGGGCGATCAACTCATCGTTCCGGCCGGACTTGCCGAACACGTCGCCGAAGCGCTGCGGGCGCGCGGACACAAGCTGCAGATCACGCCTCTACAGCACCCCTACACGCAGCAGCCTTCGGGAGCGGGCGCCGTGAAGATGTTGTGGATCCACCCGAAAACCGGCGTCTTTCACGCCGGTGTTAGCCCCGCCAAGGACGACTACGCGCTCGCTTACTAG
- a CDS encoding sugar phosphate isomerase/epimerase family protein — MTTGLSTHLTVSRRLTPAWLDRAARAGIAKIEVFCARQSFDYRDRTQVASLGEYFRDSGAALHSLHSPIYNDEEWGRSGPRATVNIADTERIRRKDSVDEVKRALEVAERAPFRYLIQHLGVAGEEFHESKFDAAFSSLEELNLFARHREVEILLENIPNGLSTSGRLMQFVEATHLDNGFCFDSGHAHIMEGVDRAFESMKDRVRSTHLHDNDGSADSHLYPGGEGTIDWKRTLELLRSRPAQYPLLLELREPEDSDDPLAAAMGVFENWEVS; from the coding sequence ATGACAACCGGACTCTCCACGCATCTGACCGTTTCGCGCCGTCTCACCCCGGCGTGGCTCGATCGCGCCGCGCGCGCCGGCATCGCGAAAATCGAGGTTTTCTGCGCGCGCCAGTCATTTGACTATCGCGACCGCACACAGGTGGCCTCGCTCGGCGAATATTTTCGCGATTCCGGCGCCGCGCTGCACTCGCTGCACTCGCCCATCTACAACGACGAGGAGTGGGGCCGCAGCGGTCCGCGCGCCACCGTCAACATCGCCGATACCGAACGCATCCGCCGCAAGGATTCCGTCGACGAAGTGAAACGCGCCCTCGAAGTGGCCGAGCGCGCGCCCTTTCGCTACCTCATTCAGCATCTTGGCGTCGCTGGTGAAGAGTTTCACGAATCCAAGTTCGACGCCGCCTTCTCTTCGCTCGAGGAACTCAACCTCTTTGCCCGCCACCGTGAGGTGGAGATCCTGCTCGAGAACATCCCGAACGGCCTCTCGACCTCCGGCCGTCTGATGCAGTTCGTCGAGGCCACCCACCTCGACAACGGCTTCTGCTTCGACTCCGGACACGCCCACATCATGGAGGGAGTGGACCGCGCCTTCGAATCCATGAAGGACCGCGTGCGCTCCACCCATTTGCACGACAACGACGGTTCCGCCGACAGCCATCTCTACCCCGGTGGCGAGGGCACCATAGACTGGAAGAGAACACTAGAACTGCTGCGGTCCCGGCCGGCGCAGTACCCGCTGCTGCTCGAATTGCGCGAGCCCGAAGACTCGGATGACCCGCTCGCCGCCGCCATGGGCGTGTTCGAAAATTGGGAGGTTTCATAA
- a CDS encoding RluA family pseudouridine synthase has product MTRVEFTATAEDAGQRLDHVVQRHMPEHSRARLQEWIKAGRVTVDGRNEKASHAVRAGSAIAVEPAAPAPLKAFAEEIPLRVLYEDAAMIAIDKPAGMVVHAGAGAHSGTLVNALLARFGELPGAADRPGIVHRLDRYTSGVILVARTDASHRALAAQFASREVEKVYVALVQGRVKRDHGEIDRPIERDPNHRTRMTARTGSGRRALTEYRVLARGEAHTLVEIRIHTGRTHQIRVHMAWLGYPVAGDRLYGASADAELGERFFLHAARITFVSPFADEQVTLESPLPEELRAYLHNRVVGV; this is encoded by the coding sequence CTGACGCGCGTCGAGTTCACGGCCACGGCCGAAGATGCGGGCCAACGGCTGGACCACGTCGTGCAGCGCCACATGCCGGAACACAGCCGCGCGCGGTTGCAGGAGTGGATCAAAGCGGGGCGGGTGACGGTGGACGGCCGAAATGAAAAGGCGTCGCACGCGGTGCGCGCCGGATCGGCGATTGCGGTGGAGCCCGCCGCGCCGGCGCCGCTGAAGGCTTTCGCCGAGGAGATTCCGCTGCGCGTACTCTACGAGGACGCCGCCATGATCGCCATCGACAAGCCGGCCGGAATGGTGGTCCACGCCGGCGCGGGCGCGCATTCGGGGACGCTGGTGAACGCGCTGCTGGCTCGCTTCGGCGAGTTGCCGGGCGCGGCCGACCGCCCCGGCATCGTGCACCGGCTGGACCGCTACACGAGCGGAGTGATCCTCGTCGCGCGCACCGATGCGAGCCATCGCGCGTTGGCGGCGCAGTTCGCTTCGCGCGAGGTGGAAAAGGTCTACGTGGCTTTGGTCCAAGGGCGAGTGAAGCGCGACCACGGAGAGATCGACCGGCCTATCGAGCGCGACCCGAATCACCGGACCCGCATGACGGCGCGGACCGGCAGCGGGCGCCGCGCCCTTACCGAATATCGCGTGCTCGCCCGCGGCGAAGCGCACACGCTGGTGGAAATCCGCATCCACACCGGACGGACGCATCAGATCCGGGTCCATATGGCATGGCTGGGCTATCCAGTCGCGGGCGACCGGCTGTACGGCGCCTCGGCGGACGCGGAGCTGGGCGAGCGGTTCTTCCTGCACGCGGCGCGCATCACGTTCGTGAGTCCATTCGCGGATGAACAGGTGACGCTCGAGAGTCCGCTCCCGGAGGAACTACGGGCGTATCTGCATAATAGAGTGGTAGGAGTTTAG
- a CDS encoding sodium/solute symporter (Members of the Solute:Sodium Symporter (SSS), TC 2.A.21 as described in tcdb.org, catalyze solute:Na+ symport. Known solutes for members of the family include sugars, amino acids, nucleosides, inositols, vitamins, urea or anions, depending on the system.) has protein sequence MALTPLDFVVVLAYFGALAGIGLYFSRRQDSAEEYYLGGRKIHWLLAGGSVLATLLSTITYLSIPGEMIRYGITFFLGTLMIPLAAPVVNRVIMPAIRRQPIRSAYEYLEKRYGPGMKRLASIVFVTHTMVWSGIIFYTASLAVAQVAGWSLAPTIVVMGVVTVVYTTAGGIRTVIWTDNLQLLILFGGAAAIPVWVAMKIGTGPGAWWEAFSRAGHAAPVYFSWDPTVRLTVFGTLLSVFAWEMCSHSSDQVAVQRYLSTPGLDEARRTLWTYATFRILLGALLGFCGLALFAFYLARSGADVAEIQRQIAPTADRLMPRFIAEELPPGISGLLLAALLAAAMSSLSSAINSTSNVLSGDLFARAEGGSLAMDRWLSIGAGVLGMGIALTISAIVSSTGWNIVELTGRLNHIFVGPLAALFFAGVLLPKVTPRGAFLGFGAGTLLSLYICFSPISFNWVVPASVLTAVAVARIASK, from the coding sequence ATGGCGCTCACCCCTCTCGATTTTGTCGTTGTGCTCGCCTACTTCGGCGCGCTCGCCGGGATCGGGTTGTACTTTTCGCGCCGGCAGGATTCCGCGGAGGAATATTACCTTGGCGGCCGGAAGATCCACTGGCTGCTCGCGGGCGGGAGCGTGCTGGCCACGCTGCTGTCGACGATCACGTATCTTTCGATTCCGGGCGAGATGATCCGGTATGGGATCACGTTCTTCCTCGGGACACTGATGATCCCGCTTGCGGCGCCGGTGGTGAACCGCGTGATCATGCCGGCGATCCGCAGGCAGCCGATCCGTTCCGCGTACGAGTATCTGGAGAAGCGCTACGGGCCGGGGATGAAGAGGCTCGCGTCGATCGTGTTCGTCACACACACGATGGTGTGGTCCGGAATCATCTTCTACACGGCGAGCCTGGCAGTGGCGCAAGTGGCAGGCTGGAGCCTGGCGCCGACGATCGTGGTGATGGGAGTGGTGACGGTGGTCTACACGACGGCCGGCGGAATCCGCACGGTGATCTGGACCGACAATCTGCAACTGCTGATCCTGTTCGGCGGAGCGGCGGCGATTCCGGTTTGGGTGGCGATGAAGATCGGCACGGGACCGGGTGCGTGGTGGGAGGCGTTCTCCCGGGCCGGACACGCCGCGCCCGTCTATTTCAGTTGGGACCCCACGGTGCGCCTCACGGTCTTCGGCACTCTCCTGAGCGTGTTTGCCTGGGAAATGTGCTCGCACAGTTCCGACCAGGTGGCGGTGCAGCGGTATCTCTCGACGCCCGGATTGGACGAAGCGCGGCGCACTTTGTGGACCTATGCGACCTTCCGCATCCTGCTGGGCGCGCTATTGGGATTTTGCGGGTTGGCGCTGTTCGCGTTCTACCTTGCGCGCAGCGGCGCCGACGTCGCCGAAATCCAAAGGCAAATCGCGCCGACGGCGGACCGGCTGATGCCGCGGTTCATCGCCGAAGAACTTCCGCCAGGCATTTCCGGCCTCCTGCTGGCGGCGCTGCTGGCGGCGGCGATGTCGAGCCTGAGTTCGGCGATCAATTCCACGAGCAACGTATTGAGCGGCGATCTGTTCGCGCGAGCCGAGGGTGGTTCTCTGGCAATGGACCGCTGGTTGAGCATCGGCGCGGGGGTGCTGGGAATGGGTATCGCGCTGACGATATCGGCGATTGTTTCTTCCACCGGCTGGAACATCGTGGAACTCACCGGACGATTGAACCACATCTTCGTGGGACCTCTGGCTGCGCTTTTCTTCGCCGGTGTGTTACTCCCGAAAGTTACTCCGCGCGGAGCGTTTCTGGGCTTCGGCGCGGGCACGCTGCTCAGTCTCTACATCTGCTTCAGCCCGATCTCTTTCAACTGGGTGGTTCCGGCCAGCGTCCTGACGGCGGTGGCGGTGGCGCGGATTGCGTCAAAATAG
- the ggt gene encoding gamma-glutamyltransferase translates to MMRPIAALCLAIVVSPVAARQPVRARKAMVAAQEPLAADIGLEVLRSGGNAVDAAVAVGFALAVTLPSAGNLGGGGFLLYRAADGKTRFFDFREAAPAASGRDMYLDPQGNLTDASRIGWRAAGVPGTVRGLELAHRTLGSRKWSTLLKPAVDLARKGHPLSWARAESMKDAKDLLGRFDESRKIFLNGGRFYEMDDRFRQRDLAATLARIAKHGARDFYEGETAHRLAAAMKANGGLITEEDLRAYKAVEREPIAGRYKGYDVITAPPPSSGGIGILQMMGVLEGSNYEKPGAGAAETIHFVAETMRRFYADRSEHFGDPDFFRVPALGLLDPAYLNTLRNSIDRAHASKSDEVRPGRMPVHESADTTHFSIVDAQGNAVALTYTINGSYGNGVTVPGLGFLLNNEMDDFAAKPGVPNMFGLVQGEANAIQPRKRPLSSMTPTILARDGKLFMVVGAPGGSRIINGVLQVILNVVDHRMNVQDAIDAPRFHHQWQPDRLSMERGFSPDTRALLEAKGHMLAPISGVAVVEAIVLADGWLQGGSDGRGAGKAVGY, encoded by the coding sequence ATGATGAGACCGATTGCCGCGTTATGCCTGGCGATTGTCGTGTCGCCTGTGGCGGCGCGGCAGCCGGTGCGGGCCCGCAAAGCCATGGTGGCGGCCCAGGAACCGCTCGCGGCCGATATCGGTCTCGAGGTGTTGCGCTCCGGCGGAAACGCTGTCGACGCCGCCGTGGCCGTCGGTTTCGCGCTCGCCGTCACGCTGCCATCGGCCGGCAACCTGGGCGGCGGCGGTTTCCTGCTCTATCGCGCCGCCGACGGAAAAACTCGCTTCTTCGATTTCCGCGAAGCCGCCCCGGCCGCCTCCGGGCGCGACATGTACCTCGATCCTCAGGGCAACCTCACCGACGCTTCGCGTATCGGCTGGCGCGCCGCCGGCGTTCCCGGCACCGTCCGCGGACTCGAACTGGCGCACCGCACCCTCGGCTCCAGGAAGTGGTCCACGCTCCTGAAGCCCGCCGTCGATCTCGCCCGCAAGGGTCATCCGCTCTCCTGGGCCCGCGCCGAGTCGATGAAGGACGCCAAGGATCTCCTCGGCCGCTTTGATGAATCCCGCAAGATCTTCCTGAACGGCGGGCGCTTCTACGAAATGGACGACCGGTTCAGGCAGCGCGATCTCGCCGCCACGCTCGCCCGCATCGCCAAGCACGGCGCGCGCGACTTCTACGAAGGTGAGACCGCGCACCGCCTCGCCGCCGCGATGAAGGCCAACGGCGGCCTGATCACCGAAGAGGATTTGCGCGCCTACAAGGCCGTCGAGCGCGAGCCCATCGCCGGCCGCTACAAAGGCTACGATGTCATCACCGCGCCGCCGCCCAGCTCCGGCGGCATCGGCATTCTCCAGATGATGGGCGTTCTCGAAGGATCCAACTACGAGAAGCCCGGTGCTGGCGCCGCCGAAACCATCCACTTCGTCGCTGAAACGATGCGCCGCTTCTATGCCGACCGCAGCGAGCACTTCGGCGATCCCGACTTCTTCCGTGTCCCCGCCCTTGGTCTCCTCGATCCCGCGTACCTCAACACGCTCCGCAATTCGATTGACCGGGCGCATGCATCCAAGTCGGATGAAGTCCGCCCCGGCAGGATGCCCGTGCACGAATCCGCCGACACCACCCATTTCTCCATCGTCGACGCCCAAGGCAACGCCGTCGCCCTCACCTATACCATCAACGGCAGCTACGGCAACGGAGTCACCGTGCCGGGCCTCGGCTTCCTGCTCAATAACGAAATGGACGACTTCGCCGCCAAGCCCGGCGTGCCCAACATGTTCGGACTCGTGCAGGGCGAGGCCAACGCTATCCAGCCCCGCAAGCGCCCGCTCTCGTCGATGACGCCCACCATCCTCGCCCGCGACGGCAAGCTGTTCATGGTCGTCGGCGCGCCCGGCGGCTCGCGCATCATCAACGGCGTGCTGCAGGTGATTCTCAACGTCGTCGACCATCGCATGAACGTGCAGGACGCCATCGACGCGCCCCGCTTCCATCATCAGTGGCAGCCGGACAGGCTCTCGATGGAGCGTGGCTTCTCGCCCGATACGCGCGCCTTGCTCGAAGCAAAGGGCCACATGCTCGCGCCGATATCCGGCGTCGCCGTCGTGGAGGCGATCGTTCTGGCCGATGGCTGGCTTCAGGGTGGCAGCGACGGTCGCGGGGCGGGGAAGGCGGTCGGTTACTAA
- the rocF gene encoding arginase, with protein MRPTRIAVIGAPLDLGAGRRGVDMGPSAIRVAELSHRLSTLSYIVEDHGNVDVVQAESRDAGNPHARYLPEIAETCRRIATQVEKAAAAGRFPIVLGGDHSAAVGAVSGMSRFFRRKKQKIGLIWIDAHADMNTPESSVSGNVHGMPLACVLGHGPRLMTHIFSYAPKVEARNTVLVGLRSVDQLERQLVRDSGIHVLTMRDIDERGMQAVMADAIRFASNGTAGFHVSFDMDAVDPHQAPGVGTPVPGGLTYREAHLAMEMAGDSGLLVSTEVVEVNPVLDIANRTADLAVQLMASALGKRIL; from the coding sequence ATGCGTCCGACAAGAATCGCCGTCATCGGCGCGCCGCTCGATCTCGGCGCCGGCCGCCGTGGCGTCGATATGGGCCCCTCGGCGATCCGCGTCGCCGAGCTGAGCCACCGCCTCAGCACTCTCTCCTACATCGTGGAAGACCACGGCAACGTCGATGTCGTCCAGGCTGAATCGCGAGACGCCGGCAACCCGCACGCGCGCTACCTGCCGGAGATCGCCGAAACCTGCCGCCGCATCGCCACGCAAGTGGAGAAGGCCGCCGCCGCGGGCCGCTTCCCCATCGTCCTCGGCGGGGATCACTCCGCCGCCGTCGGCGCCGTCTCCGGTATGTCCCGCTTCTTCCGCCGCAAGAAGCAAAAAATCGGGCTCATCTGGATCGACGCGCACGCCGACATGAACACTCCGGAATCCTCCGTCTCGGGCAACGTGCACGGCATGCCGCTCGCCTGCGTGCTTGGCCACGGCCCGCGCCTGATGACGCACATCTTTAGCTATGCGCCCAAGGTGGAGGCGCGCAACACCGTGCTCGTGGGCCTGCGCAGCGTCGATCAACTCGAGCGCCAGCTCGTGCGGGATTCCGGCATCCATGTCCTCACGATGCGCGACATCGACGAGCGCGGCATGCAGGCCGTCATGGCCGACGCGATCCGCTTTGCGTCAAACGGAACCGCCGGCTTCCACGTCTCATTCGATATGGACGCGGTGGACCCCCATCAGGCGCCCGGCGTCGGCACTCCGGTCCCGGGCGGGCTCACGTATCGTGAGGCGCATCTCGCCATGGAGATGGCGGGCGACTCCGGCCTCCTCGTCTCCACCGAAGTGGTGGAAGTGAACCCCGTGCTCGATATCGCCAATCGCACCGCCGATCTCGCGGTGCAACTGATGGCGTCCGCGCTCGGCAAACGGATACTCTAG